The following are encoded in a window of Lagenorhynchus albirostris chromosome 3, mLagAlb1.1, whole genome shotgun sequence genomic DNA:
- the MACIR gene encoding macrophage immunometabolism regulator isoform X1 translates to MEVDVNGESRSTLTTLPLPVAEVSSPGKAEVEKPRCSSTPCSPMRRTVSGYQILHMDSNYLVGFTTGEELLKLAQKCTGGEESKGEAVPSLRSKQLDAGLARSSRLYKTRSRYYQPYEIPAVNGRRRRRMPSSGDKCTKSLPYEPYKALHGPLPLCLLKGKRAHSKSLDYLNLDKMNIKEPADTEVLQYQLQHLTLRGDRVFARNNT, encoded by the coding sequence ATGGAAGTAGATGTTAATGGAGAGTCCAGAAGTACCCTGACCACCCTGCCCTTGCCCGTGGCCGAGGTGAGCTCCCCGGGAAAGGCAGAGGTGGAGAAGCCCCGCTGTTCCAGCACTCCGTGCTCGCCGATGCGCCGGACTGTGTCAGGCTACCAGATCCTCCACATGGACTCTAACTATTTGGTTGGCTTCACGACTGGTGAGGAACTCCTGAAGTTAGCCCAGAAGTGCACAGGAGGTGAAGAGAGTAAGGGAGAAGCTGTGCCTTCCTTGCGCTCCAAACAGCTGGATGCAGGACTTGCCCGTTCCTCTCGTTTGTATAAAACCAGAAGTAGGTACTACCAGCCATACGAGATTCCAGCTGTCAATGGCAGGAGGCGAAGGCGGATGCCCAGCTCAGGAGACAAGTGCACTAAATCTTTACCTTATGAACCTTATAAGGCCCTCCATGggcctctgcctctctgtcttctTAAAGGTAAGAGGGCTCACTCCAAATCTCTGGACTACCTCAATCTAGATAAAATGAACATCAAGGAGCCAGCTGACACAGAAGTGCTACAGTACCAGCTTCAACACCTGACCCTCAGAGGGGACCGTGTGTTTGCTAGGAATAATACATGA